In the genome of bacterium, one region contains:
- the rpsG gene encoding 30S ribosomal protein S7 — protein sequence MPRRARSFEKRTPEPDPKFSSVKYAKFINYLMERGKKSVSQRIFYTALDLVEEKMKKEKDAEVTDPRQVFDIALKNVSPIMEIKGRRIGGSNYQVPMEVQEPRRTALGMKWMIAAARARKGAPMATKLAQEVVDAFNKLGAAVKKREDTHRMAEANKAFAHFARFGSKRK from the coding sequence ATGCCACGAAGAGCAAGAAGTTTTGAAAAACGAACCCCAGAACCAGATCCAAAGTTTAGCAGCGTAAAGTATGCTAAGTTCATCAACTACTTGATGGAACGCGGCAAGAAGAGCGTATCTCAGAGAATCTTTTACACTGCCTTGGATTTAGTAGAAGAAAAAATGAAGAAAGAAAAGGATGCCGAAGTTACTGATCCACGTCAGGTCTTCGACATTGCGTTAAAGAATGTTTCTCCAATTATGGAAATCAAAGGTCGCCGTATTGGTGGTTCTAACTATCAGGTTCCAATGGAAGTTCAAGAACCACGCCGCACCGCACTTGGAATGAAATGGATGATTGCCGCAGCACGTGCTCGCAAGGGTGCGCCTATGGCTACTAAACTAGCCCAGGAAGTTGTTGATGCTTTCAATAAATTGGGCGCTGCAGTAAAGAAGCGCGAAGATACTCACCGTATGGCTGAAGCCAACAAAGCGTTTGCTCACTTTGCAAGATTTGGAAGCAAGAGGAAGTAG
- the fusA gene encoding elongation factor G produces MPREYPIEATRNIGIIAHIDAGKTTTTEGILYNTGMIHKIGAVHEGETVTDWMEQERERGITITSAAVTCYWKPQYIKIEDSNIPEYKINIIDTPGHVDFTVEVERSLRVLDGAITVFDGKMGVEPQSETVWRQADKYGVPRMCFINKINQTGGDFYKSLDSIHTRLTKNAFPVQLPIGFEKDIVGVVDLVTMKSYTYKDYTDKEFTIGEVPADMQEKCEKYRQELIEKVVEFDEAMMEKYLGGEALTEDELLKTIRKAVQSGEFFPVFGGDGRGIIVRTLLDAVGNFLPSPTDKGAVKGHNPKTGEELERNAKDEEPFTALAFKIATDPFVGRLAFFRVYSGTLQAGSYVLNARTGNKERVGRIVRMRADQRDEVKEVFAGDICALVGPKETITADTLCAENAPIELEKIKFADPVISMAIEPKTKADQEKMGIALQKLAEEDPTFKVSSNEETQQTIIAGMGELHLEILVDRMKREFKVEANVGKPEVAFKESFKKMATAEVKYIRQSGGRGQYGHVYLRVEPLEPGSGYKFIDEIVGGVIPKEYIKPIDKGIQESAANGVIAGYPLVDFSAAVYDGSYHEVDSSEMAFKIAASKCLQEAVKKGDPILLEPVMKVVVTTPEANMGDVIGDLNSKRAKIQDMEDITGRKVVTAFVPLAEMFGYATQLRSLTQGQASSIMEFDHYEEVPKNVANTIIESRAGMNVRKGQ; encoded by the coding sequence ATGCCTAGAGAATATCCAATAGAAGCGACCCGTAATATCGGGATTATCGCTCACATCGATGCCGGCAAAACTACAACTACCGAAGGTATCTTGTACAACACCGGCATGATCCACAAGATCGGCGCAGTGCACGAAGGTGAAACTGTAACCGACTGGATGGAACAAGAACGCGAACGCGGTATCACTATTACTTCTGCGGCCGTAACTTGTTACTGGAAGCCTCAATATATTAAGATTGAGGATTCGAACATCCCAGAATACAAAATCAACATTATCGACACGCCTGGTCACGTAGACTTTACTGTAGAAGTAGAGCGTTCTTTGCGCGTGCTCGATGGTGCAATCACTGTATTCGACGGAAAGATGGGCGTAGAGCCCCAGTCCGAAACCGTGTGGCGCCAGGCCGACAAGTACGGCGTGCCTCGCATGTGCTTTATTAACAAAATCAACCAAACCGGCGGCGACTTTTATAAGTCTTTAGATTCTATCCACACACGTTTAACTAAGAACGCGTTTCCTGTTCAGTTGCCAATCGGTTTCGAAAAAGACATTGTCGGTGTCGTCGACTTGGTAACAATGAAGTCTTACACCTATAAGGATTACACAGACAAAGAATTTACTATTGGCGAAGTTCCAGCAGACATGCAGGAAAAGTGCGAAAAGTATCGCCAGGAATTAATTGAAAAAGTTGTTGAATTCGACGAAGCCATGATGGAAAAATATCTTGGCGGCGAAGCTTTAACAGAGGATGAATTGTTAAAGACCATCCGTAAGGCTGTACAGAGCGGTGAATTCTTCCCAGTATTCGGCGGTGACGGCCGTGGTATTATCGTGCGTACATTATTGGACGCTGTTGGAAACTTCTTGCCAAGCCCAACCGATAAAGGTGCTGTTAAAGGCCACAACCCAAAGACCGGCGAAGAGTTGGAACGCAACGCTAAGGATGAAGAACCCTTTACTGCATTGGCTTTCAAAATTGCCACTGATCCTTTTGTGGGTCGCTTGGCTTTCTTCCGCGTTTACTCTGGTACTTTGCAAGCTGGCAGTTATGTGCTCAATGCTCGTACTGGCAACAAAGAACGCGTCGGGCGTATCGTACGTATGCGCGCGGATCAGCGTGATGAGGTAAAAGAAGTATTTGCTGGCGACATTTGTGCGTTGGTAGGTCCGAAAGAAACTATTACTGCCGACACTTTGTGTGCCGAAAATGCTCCGATCGAATTAGAAAAGATCAAATTCGCAGATCCGGTTATTAGCATGGCGATCGAGCCAAAGACTAAAGCTGACCAGGAAAAAATGGGTATTGCTTTGCAAAAGCTTGCCGAAGAAGATCCAACCTTTAAAGTCTCTTCCAACGAAGAAACCCAGCAGACAATTATTGCTGGTATGGGCGAACTTCACTTGGAAATTTTAGTAGACCGCATGAAGCGCGAATTTAAAGTAGAAGCTAATGTAGGTAAGCCAGAAGTAGCCTTTAAGGAATCCTTCAAGAAGATGGCGACTGCAGAAGTTAAGTATATCCGTCAATCCGGTGGTCGTGGTCAGTATGGTCACGTGTACTTGCGTGTCGAACCTCTCGAACCAGGTTCTGGTTACAAATTTATCGACGAAATTGTTGGTGGTGTAATTCCAAAAGAATACATCAAACCAATTGATAAAGGTATTCAAGAATCTGCTGCAAACGGTGTAATCGCTGGTTATCCATTGGTGGACTTCTCAGCCGCGGTTTACGACGGTAGCTATCACGAAGTTGATTCTTCCGAAATGGCCTTCAAAATCGCTGCATCTAAGTGTTTGCAAGAAGCCGTTAAGAAAGGTGATCCAATCTTGCTCGAACCGGTGATGAAAGTTGTAGTTACAACTCCAGAAGCAAATATGGGTGACGTAATCGGTGATTTAAACTCCAAGCGCGCTAAGATCCAGGATATGGAAGACATTACCGGCCGCAAGGTGGTTACTGCTTTCGTACCGTTGGCCGAAATGTTCGGTTACGCAACTCAATTGCGTTCCTTAACTCAAGGCCAGGCATCTAGTATCATGGAATTCGATCATTACGAAGAAGTTCCAAAGAACGTTGCTAACACTATTATTGAATCTCGCGCGGGCATGAATGTTCGTAAGGGGCAATAG
- the tuf gene encoding elongation factor Tu — MAEAFDRSKPHLNVGTIGHVDHGKTTLTAAITTVLAKSGHAKAKAYDQIDNAPEEKARGITINTSHSEYESDKRHYAHVDCPGHADYIKNMITGAAQMDGAILVVSAADGPMPQTREHILLARQVGVPSIVVYMNKVDQVSDPELLDLVEEEIRDLLNKYEFPGKDTPIIRGSALKALEGDAANEETITKLVEALDTFIPEPTRETDKPFLMPIEDIFTIEGRGTVVTGRIERGIININEEVEIVGIKPTSKTVVTGIEMFNKQLDKGMAGDNAGLLLRGVKKEEVERGQVLAKTGSITPHTEFEAEVYILNKEEGGRHTPFFKGYKPQFYVRTTDVTGEVILPEGQEMVMPGDTVNINVKLITPIALEEKGKFAIREGGRTVGAGVVVKIVK; from the coding sequence ATGGCAGAAGCATTTGATCGTTCAAAGCCTCACCTTAATGTGGGAACCATTGGTCACGTAGACCACGGTAAAACCACATTGACCGCTGCTATCACTACCGTGCTTGCAAAGTCTGGACACGCTAAAGCGAAAGCTTACGACCAGATCGACAACGCACCGGAAGAAAAAGCTCGCGGTATTACTATTAATACCTCTCACAGCGAATACGAATCCGACAAGCGTCACTACGCTCACGTAGACTGTCCTGGTCACGCCGACTACATCAAGAACATGATTACCGGTGCTGCTCAGATGGATGGTGCGATTCTTGTGGTATCTGCTGCTGATGGTCCTATGCCTCAGACTCGCGAACACATCTTGCTCGCTCGTCAGGTAGGCGTACCTTCTATCGTTGTTTACATGAACAAGGTAGACCAGGTTTCTGATCCAGAACTTCTCGACTTGGTAGAAGAAGAAATTCGCGACTTGCTTAACAAGTACGAATTCCCTGGCAAAGACACCCCAATCATTCGCGGTTCCGCGTTAAAGGCTCTCGAAGGAGATGCTGCTAACGAAGAAACTATCACTAAGCTTGTAGAAGCTTTGGATACTTTCATCCCAGAACCAACTCGCGAAACCGACAAGCCTTTCTTGATGCCTATCGAAGATATCTTTACTATCGAAGGTCGCGGTACCGTAGTTACCGGTCGTATCGAACGCGGTATCATCAACATCAACGAAGAAGTAGAAATCGTTGGTATCAAACCAACTTCTAAGACTGTAGTTACCGGTATCGAAATGTTCAACAAGCAGTTGGACAAAGGTATGGCTGGTGACAACGCAGGTTTGTTGCTCCGCGGTGTTAAGAAGGAAGAAGTAGAACGCGGCCAAGTTTTGGCTAAGACTGGTTCTATCACTCCTCACACTGAATTCGAAGCTGAAGTTTATATCTTGAACAAAGAAGAAGGCGGACGCCACACTCCTTTCTTCAAGGGTTATAAGCCTCAGTTCTACGTGCGCACTACCGACGTAACCGGTGAAGTTATCTTGCCAGAAGGCCAAGAAATGGTTATGCCTGGCGATACTGTTAACATCAACGTAAAGCTTATTACTCCAATCGCTTTGGAAGAAAAAGGCAAGTTCGCTATCCGTGAAGGTGGCCGAACTGTTGGTGCTGGTGTTGTCGTTAAGATTGTAAAATAA